From a single Deltaproteobacteria bacterium genomic region:
- a CDS encoding universal stress protein — MSRPNIGKLLELFDLDRDFTDEELRVAYKDLVQVWHPDKYAHNERLKTRAENKIKELNEAYTTLRKVLNNNPGLNPRPAGAPQGSPGSGFINSIFHPTDFKEASDIAFAHALKLSVAARARLDLFHVSPERNKELISEFPKIRDTLVKWNVLPENSSQEDFRNLGFYYQKIIGFHKDTVSSILQYLDQHPSDMTVLATRQKTGAGSLLFKSVAEKVSRKSGGMTLFLQDKKDGFVTLDEGKVTLKNILIPVDDKPDPMLSVNAAFRIAQLLECGECYFTLLYVGDASGMPDFNPPAHGSWEWKKLTLGGNVVETILGVAGDISADLVVMGTQGHQGFLDALRGNTTEQVLRRGASPLLAVPERRTLKRNAWR, encoded by the coding sequence ATGAGCAGACCCAATATCGGGAAATTACTGGAACTCTTTGACCTGGATAGGGATTTCACGGATGAAGAGCTGAGAGTCGCTTACAAAGACCTGGTTCAGGTCTGGCATCCCGATAAATACGCTCATAACGAAAGGTTAAAGACACGCGCGGAAAATAAGATCAAGGAATTAAATGAAGCCTATACCACTCTGCGCAAGGTTCTTAATAATAACCCGGGCTTGAACCCCCGACCGGCGGGCGCTCCGCAGGGCTCGCCGGGCAGCGGTTTTATCAACAGTATTTTTCACCCGACGGATTTCAAGGAAGCGAGTGATATTGCCTTTGCCCATGCGCTCAAGCTTTCGGTGGCCGCGAGGGCGAGACTCGATTTATTCCACGTATCCCCCGAGAGAAATAAGGAATTAATCTCCGAATTCCCCAAGATAAGGGATACGCTTGTCAAGTGGAACGTTCTGCCTGAAAACTCTTCTCAGGAGGACTTCCGGAACCTGGGTTTTTACTATCAGAAAATAATCGGTTTTCACAAGGATACCGTAAGCTCTATTCTTCAATATCTGGATCAGCATCCTTCCGACATGACGGTGCTCGCTACTCGCCAAAAGACCGGAGCCGGGAGTTTGCTCTTCAAATCCGTTGCGGAGAAGGTATCGAGAAAATCAGGGGGAATGACCCTTTTTCTGCAGGATAAGAAAGACGGCTTTGTTACGCTTGACGAGGGGAAGGTGACGCTCAAAAATATCCTGATTCCGGTAGACGACAAGCCCGACCCGATGCTTTCCGTAAACGCCGCTTTTAGAATCGCTCAGCTTCTCGAATGCGGCGAGTGCTATTTCACGCTTCTATACGTGGGCGATGCATCCGGAATGCCTGATTTTAATCCGCCTGCTCACGGTTCGTGGGAATGGAAAAAGCTGACGCTCGGCGGTAATGTAGTCGAAACGATCCTGGGTGTAGCCGGGGATATTTCAGCGGACTTGGTAGTAATGGGCACACAGGGACATCAGGGGTTTCTGGACGCCCTCAGGGGAAACACGACAGAACAGGTGTTAAGACGAGGCGCGAGCCCTCTCCTGGCCGTGCCGGAACGAAGAACTTTAAAAAGAAATGCCTGGAGGTAA
- a CDS encoding YMGG-like glycine zipper-containing protein, which produces MKKILLIISTIAVLGCQTYTPVIDPASVRNDDAYYRDQAECRAIAQQGAPGWKDTAKDTVVGGAVGTGAGALIGTIAGDTVKGLAYGAVVGGLAGGAKGVYDSEKGYEDIYRNCMRGRGYNVLN; this is translated from the coding sequence TTGAAAAAAATACTCTTGATTATATCGACAATTGCCGTGCTTGGATGTCAGACTTACACGCCTGTAATAGACCCTGCGAGTGTGCGCAACGACGACGCGTATTACAGGGATCAGGCGGAATGCAGGGCGATTGCCCAGCAGGGAGCGCCTGGCTGGAAAGACACAGCCAAGGACACGGTGGTCGGAGGAGCGGTGGGAACGGGAGCCGGGGCGCTGATAGGCACAATAGCTGGAGATACCGTTAAAGGCCTTGCATACGGGGCTGTAGTCGGCGGGCTTGCGGGCGGAGCCAAGGGGGTATATGATTCCGAGAAGGGGTATGAGGACATTTACAGGAACTGCATGAGAGGCAGGGGCTATAATGTCCTTAACTGA